Below is a genomic region from Mustela lutreola isolate mMusLut2 chromosome 1, mMusLut2.pri, whole genome shotgun sequence.
aatgaatgCACGTTGGAAGTCTCACTGGACAAATCCTCTCTCGCCACCTACTTCCCCTGACATCTCAGAGGAACCCAAGGCAAGCTCTCAGAAAAAGGCATAGAGGTTGCCACCCTCGAGATTCCAAGCCCCTAAGAAGCAGGAACGCAAATAGACTTCGCAAACAGACAAAGTGTAGTATTGCTTTGGATCGAAAACGTCTGTTTGCAGAGCCTGACTCTGAAATTCCCTGAGCCTGGGAGAACAAACACAACCCTTCCCGGGGCCGTCTGAAAATCCCAGGGATCGGGTACAGTcgggtgaaaacaaaacaaaacaaaacacaacagccAGTCCCGGCACCTTGCAGAAGACCTGGCGGTGGGGGCTGGGACGGGCGGCGACGGACTGTCGGGACAGAGACTGACATGCACGCGTACACCTGCCTAGCAGCCTTGAGCAGTCAGGTGGACACCTCCGGGGCCCTGGGAGGCGGAGCTCGACTCCCGCCTCGGGAGCGAGCGGGAGAccttcctccacctccccctccttccGCGGCGGCCGAGCGTCCCCTTccccgccaccccctcccccggccgGGGAACGCGGAAAAGGACCCTTGCCACTTTAAGTGACTCAGGAAGTGAAAGGAGGCCGCCGGCAGGGAAAGGGAAAGCGGAACCGGGGCGGCGGGGCCAGCGGCGCGGCGATCTCGCCGGGGCCAGCGCGAAGCAAGGCGGCGCGCGGCGCGGGGGCCGACGGGGGCGCGGGGCCGCCGCGCCGGAAGTGCCCGCGCCGGCGGAGGAAGCGCAGCGGGCGCTGAGCGGCCGAGCCGGCGGGAAGGCCTCTCGCTCCTCGGCCCGGCGGGGTCTGGCGGGAGCGCCGGCGGCAGCGGCGCCGCGGCCCCAAGCCTGCCCCGAGACCCGGCGCGGCCAGTGCCCGGGACGGGACCCGGGCGGCGCGGAGGTCGGGAGGAAGCCGCGCGGAGCCCCGGCGCCGAGCTCCGAGGCCCAGCGGCCTGGGCCGCGTCACCGCAGCCACATGGCCTCGGGAGGGGGCGCGGCCTTCGAGGAGCTGCCGCACGACGGCACGTGTGACGAGTGCGAACCCGACGAGGCCCCGGGGGCCGAGCAAGTGTGCCGAGAGTGCGCCTTCTGCTACTGCCGCCGCCACGCCGAGGCGCACGGGCAGAAGTTCCCCAGCCACCACCTGACCCCGTACGTCCACGGCGCTGCCCAGGCCTGGACCGCCGGGGCCCCGGGGCAGGGCGACGCGAAGGAAGAAGCCGGGGCCAAGGTGGAGAATGAGCGGGATCTAGAGAgcgaggtgggggaggagagcgAGTCCGAGGAAGACAGTGAATCGGAAGAAGAGAGCGAGACGGAGGAGGAGAGTGAGGAGGAGAGCGAGGAGGAGAGTGAAGAGGACAGTGAGGAGGAGATGGAGGACGAGCAAGAGAGCGAAGCAGAGGAAGACAACCAGGAAGGAGAATCCGAGGCGGAGGGAGAAACGGAGGCAGAAAGTGAGTTTGACCCAGAAATAGAGATGGAAGCGGAGAGAGTGGCCAAGAGGAAGTGTCCGGACCATGGGCTCGATTTGAGCACCTATTGCCAGGAAGATAAGCAGCTCATCTGTGTCCTGTGCCCCGTCATTGGGACTCACCAGGGCCACCAGCTCTCCACCCTCGACGAAGCCTTCGAAGAACTAAGAGTAAGTATTGGGCATTCAGAGCATGGACCTAGAGGTCAGGACACCTGGGTTTCAGCTCACGTGGCCTCCTCGTGGCCACATTTGCCTTCACCATGACCTTAAAAAGCGAGTTTAGTCAACGTAATTGAGGCAGGGCTTACTTACCCTCTTTCGGGTTGAACTCCTTTGAGAATCAGTTGCAAGTTCTGCACTCGAGGCTTCGTGTGACTTGAGGGAAATATATGTACACACGAAGCCTCGTGTACCATTTCTGGAAAATTGCCAGCCTCTGGTCCCTGGATCCCAGTTAAAGCATTCTTTGGGAGTGTTGACCCCATAAGCCAATTCCCACAGCATCACCGTTGTTGAGACTAGTGCTTGGACCCCATAAGGCAGTCTCTTTGCCTCCTTGAGAATATGGGAAACTGGGCTTCAGCCAGATGAAACCAAGCAGACGGTTCCTTTGAAGTGAAGAGGTGGTGGTTTCCATATTAAGGTCATATGTGTCCCCGGTTTCTTTTAGGTTCTCCATGTGTGATGACTGTTTGGAAAGGAGGATGAGAGGTTGGAGACAAACTCAGAGTGGGAATGGGTGTTCCTGTTTCCTCCATTTTTGGCGGGAGGGCAGGACCTTTGTCTCTCTTGGACCTTGCTGATCTCCTAGAACAGTGTTTGGAAAGTCGTAgacattaataaatattaatttgggCGAACAAATTTGCAAATGATTTGCCTTTTGTTTATGGTATGGATGTTTGTAGTCAGTGAGAGAAATTGCTGGAGTTAACCAGGGAGGAAAGTTGGAGCAGAGTGACCAGTTTATTGGTGAATGTTGTCATAGTATGAGAACTTTTGTTTCCCTAAGCAACCTTGCAATTACTGGCACTGGGATAATAAATAGTTTGTTAACAATCCCAACACAGGAGATTGCATTTTTTTTAGTGGTAAAATACACAGAGCGTATAAAATCATATGCACAGtctaacaaaaaattataaagcaaattcTGATGTACTCTCTACCCAGATTAAGACATAAAATATTAGTGTCAATATTAAAGACCTCTGCCCTTTCCAATCATAACTATTTCCCTTCCCCATAGGAAACCATTTTCTGGGCTTCTGTGGTGATATTTCCTTACTTAGCTTTATACTTTCATCGCATGTGTATGCATTCCTAAACTTCCTTGAGCTTGACACAGTTGATGTCATATTGTGCGTTCTTGTGggctttgcttcatttttttcagcattgtgtttgtgagattcatccaGTGAGTAGCTGTGGtttgttcattttcagttttgtatAGAGTTCCATTTTATGATTATGCCACAAGTGACCTATTCTGTCAGTGATGAGTATTCCATTTCCAGATTCTGAGGTTCCTCCCTATTATAAACAATATTGGTATAGGCATTCTTGTTCTTTTCTCCTGGTGAACATCTTCatacatttaaatgaaatgtaaacCTAGGAGTGAGATTGTTGGGTCACAGACTGTGCATATATTAAATAGCACCAGATTTtgccaactgttttccaaagtggttgtaccagtttgcattgccATGAAgagtgtatgagagttcctgttATTCTGTTTCATCACCACCACTTGCTATtggagaattgaaaaaaaaatttttttaaacatttttttaaagagtttatttatttgacagatagagatcccaagtaggcagagaggcaggcagagagagggggaagcaggctccctgccgagcagagagcccgatgtgggctcaatcctaggaccctgggatcatgacctgagctgaaggcagaggctttaacccactgagccacccaggtgccctgagaattaaaattttttgtcaattttttgtatatgtatatcttcttCTGGTTTAAATTTACATCCCTCTGGTTACTCAGGACTTTGTGTATCTTTTGAATCTCACCTTTTGTGAAGTGCTTCATTCagggtgttatttttttttttcccattcagggttttttgttcatttttctcttagatggtttgtctttctcattGACTTATTGAAGTATATTCTGACTTCtttgttgtttctgtgagttgcaaatatcttctagtgtgtgtgtgtgtgtgtgtgtgtgtgtgtttaattgtGCCTTGACTAGAAGCTCTTCATGTTAATGTAGTAGAATTTATCAATAATTGTCTTTATTGTTGgtgatttttctgtcttgttccaCTTCGTATTGATTTTCCCATATTGGAAATAGGGgctcaatttcattttttccccttacagGTAGCCAATTGCCctagcagcatttattgaaaagcTTGTCTTTTTTACATGGATCTGCTGTGCACATGTCCATATGCCTGCGAATGTGTTTCTTGGGTCTTCTGTTCTGTACCACTGATCTGTTAGGGTATCTCTGTGTGAAAAACATGTTTCTTGGTTACCATAGCTTTGTAACATGTCTTAATATCTGGTAGAGCAAGtccttctattttgttcttttagaagAGTGTCTCAGCCAGTCTTGGCCTTTTACATTTCTTAGGAGCATACTATAAATTTGTATTAAGAAAGCCTACAGAATGTTTTTTGTATTGCCTTGAGTTTATAAACCAATATGTAGAGAATTAATACCATTCCAAGATAAAGTCTTCTCATATATTTAGGTCTAAATTGCCTCTTTTTTCTGTAGGAACTTGTAcatcattttgaaatttattcctggatacttaaaattttatagtattgtaaaagaaattaaaaacttttgttttctaatataggaaaacttttattttctgtatataggAAAATGATTAActtttatgtattgatttttgTGTTAAGATGTCTGCTAAATTCTCATAAATATTCTAATGTGTAGATTCATTCTATATACATGATCATATTATCTGCAGAGAGGGACAGTTTCTGTTCTTTCCaatccttatatatgtttttttcttgccCTACTTTAGATAGGACCTCTagtataatgttgaatagaagaAGTGAGTGGGTATTCTGactttgttttaattaatgaataattTACAACATTTCACACTTAAGTGTGATAgtggtttgctttttttcacaGATATATTTTATCGGGTTAGGAAAATTCCCTTTAATCTTAGCTTCggagtttttcttaattttgagtGGCTACTGAATTTTGTCAGGTGATTTTCCTGCATTTATTGGGGGTGTTCATTTGATTTTACTCTTTTACTAGGTTAATGTGGTGaattatgttgatttttttttttcagtatgttcCCATGTCTCAGAAGTCTGTAGTTCACCTTTGTCTTTTGTACCTGGTTTTGTCCCCAACAACTATTAGTAAccacttttattacttttttgctcatctttcaaatgtttcttcttgtttttgtatACAAGAACATGGGGTGGGTATGTGAAGGGTCTTATTTCCGTCCCTTTACATTactgtattttataattaaagcagttttcatttctgggataaatgcaacttggtcatggtgaagtatcttcattttttaaaatttggtttattaataatttaggatttttttcatttttatttatgggaGAAATTagcttgtaactttttttttctgtactgcCTGTATGAGATTTTGCTATCAGGGTTATGTTGGCTTTGTAGTATGAGGCACAGTGTATTGCTTCTCACATAGTTTCTCTCTTTTAATGCTCTGGAAGTGTTTGTATAAGATTGATTGGTATGTTGTCTGgatttgaaaagagagagataatttTGTTACTTTGTTTCCTATGGTATTTTTGATGATGAATTCCGTTTCTTTAATGGTTGTAGGTCTATCCAAGTTGTCTGTTTTTCCTTAGGTCAGTTTTGATAAGTTACATTTTCCCAGAAGtttgtccatttttaacttttcatgtttaactttttaaatgtattagtaTGATACATAATACAACCGTCTTGTCTTACTGTCTTTCTTTTTCGTACTGTAGCTATCCTCTTTATTCTCGTAAGAACAGTAAGCCTGTTGGTCATAATCTGTCTTTGATAATTCCAGTATATGAAGACTTTGTAGGTCTCctctgctgtttgtttgtttgttttttttaaagattttatttacttgacagagagagagagatcataagtagg
It encodes:
- the TRIM44 gene encoding tripartite motif-containing protein 44 isoform X1, with protein sequence MASGGGAAFEELPHDGTCDECEPDEAPGAEQVCRECAFCYCRRHAEAHGQKFPSHHLTPYVHGAAQAWTAGAPGQGDAKEEAGAKVENERDLESEVGEESESEEDSESEEESETEEESEEESEEESEEDSEEEMEDEQESEAEEDNQEGESEAEGETEAESEFDPEIEMEAERVAKRKCPDHGLDLSTYCQEDKQLICVLCPVIGTHQGHQLSTLDEAFEELRSKDSGGLKAAMIELVERLKFKSSDPKAVKSKRMYTDYTEWLLCMMIIQVTRDQMKVFIQQEFKKVQKVIADEEQKALHLVDIQEAMATAHVTEILADIQSHMDRLMTQMAQAKEQLDTSNESAEPKAEGDEEGPSGASEEEDT
- the TRIM44 gene encoding tripartite motif-containing protein 44 isoform X2, encoding MASGGGAAFEELPHDGTCDECEPDEAPGAEQVCRECAFCYCRRHAEAHGQKFPSHHLTPYVHGAAQAWTAGAPGQGDAKEEAGAKVENERDLESEVGEESESEEDSESEEESETEEESEEESEEESEEDSEEEMEDEQESEAEEDNQEGESEAEGETEAESEFDPEIEMEAERVAKRKCPDHGLDLSTYCQEDKQLICVLCPVIGTHQGHQLSTLDEAFEELRSKDSGGLKAAMIELVERLKFKSSDPKVTRDQMKVFIQQEFKKVQKVIADEEQKALHLVDIQEAMATAHVTEILADIQSHMDRLMTQMAQAKEQLDTSNESAEPKAEGDEEGPSGASEEEDT